The following coding sequences lie in one Myxococcus xanthus genomic window:
- a CDS encoding LysR family transcriptional regulator — protein sequence MLDLFLLRSFVAVVETGNFTRAGERLHLTQSTVSQQLIRLEQSLGCRLLNRGQRHVVPTEEGERLLGYAQRILRLAEEASVALNPGGSGGVLRLGVPEDLGGEALMPLLTRFAAERPRLRLEVECGLSHHLLRLYRNGELDLLLVKQWGADSDSHARWAESLCWIDSAAQPVTARCEGSTDVLPLVAFPVGALYRQDMIHALESRGRAWRIGYSSASLASLCAAVSAGLGISLLPASSVQSGHRVLGERDGFPAVDGLELALYARSNLGAVGRTLRDELSDLCTQRAEAAVRA from the coding sequence ATGCTCGATCTCTTCTTGCTGCGAAGCTTCGTCGCGGTCGTCGAAACGGGAAATTTCACTCGGGCCGGCGAGCGCCTGCACCTGACCCAATCGACAGTCAGCCAGCAGCTCATTCGCCTTGAGCAGAGCCTGGGTTGCCGACTGCTGAACCGCGGCCAGCGTCACGTAGTGCCCACGGAAGAGGGGGAGCGCCTGCTTGGCTATGCGCAGCGGATCCTTCGCTTGGCCGAGGAGGCGTCCGTTGCGTTGAACCCCGGCGGCAGCGGCGGTGTGTTGCGATTAGGCGTGCCCGAGGATCTCGGGGGCGAAGCGCTGATGCCGCTGCTTACGCGCTTTGCAGCCGAGCGACCGCGCCTGCGTCTGGAGGTCGAGTGTGGGTTGAGCCACCACCTCTTGCGCCTCTACCGCAACGGCGAGCTCGATCTGTTGCTGGTCAAGCAGTGGGGCGCCGACAGCGATTCCCATGCGCGCTGGGCGGAGTCCTTGTGCTGGATCGACAGCGCGGCGCAGCCGGTGACGGCGAGGTGCGAGGGTAGCACGGATGTTCTGCCGCTCGTGGCGTTCCCCGTGGGGGCGCTCTATCGGCAGGACATGATCCACGCGTTGGAGAGCCGCGGGCGTGCCTGGCGGATTGGCTACTCAAGTGCCAGCCTCGCGAGCCTCTGTGCGGCGGTGAGCGCTGGGCTCGGCATCAGTCTGTTACCTGCGAGCAGCGTGCAGTCCGGCCATCGCGTGCTGGGCGAGAGGGATGGCTTTCCTGCCGTAGACGGGCTCGAGCTTGCCCTCTACGCCCGTTCGAATCTCGGCGCCGTCGGCCGGACCCTGCGCGACGAGCTGTCCGACCTTTGCACCCAGCGTGCAGAAGCTGCGGTTCGTGCTTGA
- a CDS encoding helix-turn-helix domain-containing protein, which translates to MESLWTYDGQLAHGFERVLPSGRMQLLVNLHEDAFRDYRLDGRLAHKTRGVAIQGAHTAPRVVDTACQRSICGVSFAPASASPFLGMPASELTGKVVDLYEIWGRDGTILRERLLQAPTSAARLDVLEAALLARGRASKPRDEAVAVACSLLMGGASVRAVGVRLGLSPRRLIERFQVHVGVKPKLFARIARFQSVLESAGGEKTWATLAGEHGFSDQAHLVREFRAFSGATPVAYSPRSGEDRNHVPLDERQFPSIRGGPPRGTLRQCPQTKP; encoded by the coding sequence GTGGAATCCCTCTGGACGTACGACGGGCAGCTCGCCCACGGCTTCGAGCGCGTGCTGCCGTCTGGCCGTATGCAGCTCCTAGTCAATCTTCATGAGGACGCGTTCCGGGACTACAGGCTCGACGGCCGCCTTGCACACAAGACTCGTGGTGTAGCGATTCAGGGTGCCCACACCGCACCGAGAGTCGTCGACACTGCCTGCCAACGCTCCATCTGCGGGGTGAGCTTCGCCCCCGCGAGTGCGTCGCCGTTTCTGGGCATGCCGGCCTCGGAGCTGACCGGGAAGGTCGTCGACCTCTACGAAATCTGGGGGCGTGACGGCACCATCCTTCGTGAGCGCCTGCTGCAAGCCCCCACCTCCGCGGCCCGGCTCGACGTGCTCGAGGCGGCGCTGCTCGCACGGGGACGCGCGTCCAAGCCTCGCGACGAAGCAGTGGCGGTCGCGTGCTCGCTGTTGATGGGCGGCGCGAGCGTCCGTGCGGTAGGAGTTCGACTCGGGCTTTCGCCGCGCCGGCTCATTGAGCGGTTTCAAGTACATGTCGGCGTCAAGCCCAAGCTCTTCGCGCGCATCGCCAGGTTCCAGAGCGTGCTCGAATCGGCCGGAGGGGAGAAGACCTGGGCCACCTTGGCCGGTGAGCACGGGTTTTCGGACCAGGCACATCTGGTCCGCGAGTTCAGGGCATTCTCGGGAGCCACTCCCGTCGCGTATAGCCCTCGGTCGGGTGAGGACCGCAACCACGTACCTCTCGACGAGCGGCAATTTCCTTCAATACGAGGCGGGCCGCCCCGGGGCACATTGCGCCAATGTCCCCAAACGAAACCCTGA
- a CDS encoding nucleoside deaminase — protein sequence MDPSAEEFMREAIALARANVESGGRPFGALLVRDGRVIARAVNEVNQTKDPTSHAELLAIRNASQSLGSASLSGCIIYASGHPCPMCLAAMHLCGIQGAYFAYSNEEGEAFGLSSAPLYAQLARGPQAQSLALRPLRPADEHGLYDEWKRHQE from the coding sequence ATGGATCCATCCGCCGAAGAATTCATGCGCGAGGCCATCGCCCTGGCCCGCGCCAACGTCGAGTCTGGTGGCCGTCCGTTCGGGGCCTTGCTCGTGCGCGACGGTCGGGTGATCGCGCGCGCGGTCAACGAGGTCAATCAGACGAAGGATCCCACCTCCCACGCCGAGCTTCTGGCCATTCGCAATGCGAGCCAGAGCCTCGGTAGCGCCAGCCTGAGCGGCTGCATCATCTACGCCAGCGGTCATCCCTGTCCGATGTGTCTGGCCGCCATGCACCTGTGCGGTATCCAGGGCGCCTATTTCGCCTACTCCAACGAGGAGGGCGAAGCCTTCGGCCTCTCCTCTGCGCCGCTCTATGCACAGTTGGCCCGCGGGCCCCAAGCCCAGTCCCTCGCCTTGCGGCCTCTGCGCCCGGCGGACGAGCATGGATTGTACGATGAGTGGAAACGCCATCAGGAATGA
- a CDS encoding S28 family serine protease produces the protein MTKTHRAAWLLAMVLQACGDTSLAEPAPTEQSAAALETAAEQEDILARLQSIPGLTVVLEQPSPFPGTRFFVLQLEQPADHERPQGERFQLRMTLLHRSVDAPMVLSTEGYMLATRPWQAEPTALLGANQLSVEHRFMGTSVPASRDTRLLTIYQAASDSHRAVQAFKPLYPARWLSTGGSKGGVTAVYHRHFYPDDVDATLPYVAPSNHGLRDVRYVHFLAKLGDADCRAQLESFQQDVLLRRGELLPFVDALGTKWNTAFTVVGGPDRALEFSAVEASFYFWQYGTASACASIPAPGAPAAETFAFLDAVVGVAFTYSDRFIAPFEYAYYQAATQLGWSRFPAKHLRGLLRYPGENTPDVYVSFPVTEPFDMRAMLRVEHWVRNHGKRMLFIYGENDPYSATAFSVREDNDAFRFFAPGGNHSANIGGLAEPERALVLERLFTWMGMSVPSAEVRARALEHATEAATSKPAASWVPRGHLQQRVNASE, from the coding sequence ATGACAAAGACTCACAGGGCGGCCTGGCTGCTGGCCATGGTACTCCAGGCGTGTGGGGACACATCCCTCGCAGAGCCTGCCCCCACGGAGCAGTCTGCGGCCGCGCTCGAGACCGCGGCGGAGCAAGAGGACATCCTCGCCCGGCTCCAATCCATTCCCGGGCTCACCGTTGTCCTCGAGCAGCCCTCGCCCTTCCCGGGCACGCGCTTCTTCGTGCTGCAGCTCGAGCAGCCCGCAGACCACGAGCGTCCCCAAGGGGAGCGCTTCCAACTCCGGATGACGCTCCTTCACCGCTCGGTGGACGCGCCCATGGTGCTCTCCACCGAGGGCTACATGCTGGCGACCAGGCCCTGGCAGGCCGAGCCCACCGCCTTGCTCGGTGCCAACCAGCTCTCCGTGGAGCACCGCTTCATGGGGACATCAGTGCCGGCATCGCGGGATACGCGGCTGCTCACCATCTACCAGGCCGCGAGCGACAGCCACCGCGCCGTCCAGGCCTTCAAACCCCTGTACCCCGCGCGCTGGCTCTCCACCGGAGGCAGCAAGGGCGGAGTGACGGCCGTGTATCACCGCCATTTCTATCCGGATGACGTGGACGCCACCCTGCCGTATGTCGCGCCCAGCAACCATGGGCTGCGCGACGTGCGCTATGTCCACTTCCTCGCGAAGCTGGGGGATGCGGACTGCCGCGCGCAGCTGGAGTCCTTCCAACAGGACGTGCTGCTACGCCGCGGGGAGCTGCTGCCCTTCGTGGACGCGCTAGGTACGAAGTGGAACACCGCCTTCACCGTCGTGGGCGGTCCGGACCGCGCGCTGGAGTTCTCCGCCGTCGAGGCATCCTTCTACTTCTGGCAGTACGGCACCGCGTCCGCTTGCGCGAGCATTCCCGCGCCCGGCGCGCCGGCGGCGGAGACGTTCGCCTTCCTGGACGCTGTCGTCGGCGTTGCCTTCACTTACTCGGACCGTTTCATCGCCCCCTTCGAGTACGCCTACTACCAAGCCGCGACGCAGTTGGGCTGGTCGCGCTTCCCCGCGAAGCACCTGCGAGGGCTTCTGCGCTACCCAGGGGAGAACACGCCCGACGTGTACGTGAGCTTCCCTGTGACGGAGCCGTTCGACATGCGGGCCATGCTTCGGGTGGAGCACTGGGTCCGCAACCATGGCAAGCGGATGCTCTTCATCTACGGGGAGAATGACCCGTATTCGGCCACGGCATTTTCCGTGCGCGAGGACAACGACGCGTTCCGCTTTTTCGCTCCGGGGGGCAACCACAGTGCGAACATCGGAGGCCTTGCCGAGCCCGAGCGGGCCCTCGTCCTGGAGCGCCTCTTCACGTGGATGGGGATGAGCGTTCCCTCCGCGGAGGTTCGCGCGCGGGCACTCGAGCATGCGACCGAGGCGGCGACTTCGAAGCCCGCTGCATCATGGGTGCCACGAGGCCACCTTCAGCAGCGCGTCAATGCGAGCGAGTGA
- a CDS encoding ankyrin repeat domain-containing protein, giving the protein MSLANIWRVMLMTLFTMACAASAGAGNGGSPKPPEALLQAAEKGDAVTVSELLRQGAAVDARDSAGNTSLLLATAGNHVAAVRVLIEAGANVNLQNRQLDSAYLLAGARGYLEILRLTLTNGADLKSTNRYGGTALIPACERGHVEVVKMLLQAGVDPNHVNRLGWTGLLEAILLSDGGPRHQAIVRLLIDGGADVNVADGNGVTPLQHARERKQDAIAKMLVAAGGR; this is encoded by the coding sequence GTGTCCCTGGCGAACATCTGGAGGGTGATGCTCATGACGCTGTTCACGATGGCCTGCGCAGCTTCTGCGGGAGCGGGGAACGGCGGCTCTCCCAAGCCGCCCGAGGCGCTCTTGCAGGCCGCGGAAAAGGGCGATGCGGTGACGGTCTCCGAGCTGCTGCGTCAGGGGGCGGCCGTTGATGCCCGGGACTCTGCGGGCAACACGTCGCTCTTGCTGGCGACCGCCGGGAACCACGTGGCTGCCGTCCGCGTCCTCATCGAGGCAGGAGCGAACGTGAACCTCCAGAACCGCCAGCTCGACAGCGCCTATCTCCTGGCCGGAGCGCGGGGGTACTTGGAGATCCTGCGCCTGACCTTGACGAACGGCGCCGACTTGAAGAGCACCAACCGCTACGGCGGCACCGCGCTCATTCCGGCCTGCGAACGCGGCCACGTGGAGGTCGTGAAAATGTTGCTGCAAGCCGGCGTCGATCCGAACCACGTCAATCGCCTGGGCTGGACTGGACTGCTCGAGGCGATCCTGCTCAGCGACGGCGGGCCACGTCACCAGGCGATCGTACGTCTCCTGATTGACGGCGGTGCCGACGTCAACGTGGCGGACGGAAACGGCGTCACGCCGCTCCAGCACGCCCGCGAGCGCAAACAAGACGCGATTGCCAAGATGCTCGTCGCCGCCGGAGGTCGCTGA